GCTGGTGATGGGGCTGGGGCTGTGCGGCGTCCCGTACTCGGGGCCGGACGTCGGGGGCTTCGACGGGGATCCGTCCCCCGAGCTGTATCTGCGGTGGTTCCAGCTGGGCGCGTATCTGCCGCTGTTCCGTACGCACGCGAGTCTGCGGGCGGGGCGCAGGGAGCCGTGGGAGTTCGGTGGCGAGGTGCTGGAGCACGCGCGCGTGGCGCTCGTCGAGCGCCGGCGGCTGCTGCCGTACTTCGTGACGCTGGCGCATCTGGCGCGGCGTACCGGAGCGCCCTATGTGCGGCCGCTGTGGTGGGCGGCGCCGGAGGAGCGGGCGCTGCGTGACTGTGGGGACGCCTTTCTGCTGGGTGACAGCCTGCTGGTGGCGCCGGTGCTGGACCCGGGCACCGACCGGCGTGCCGTGCGGCTGCCGCGGGGGCGCTGGTACGACACCGCGACAGGGCAGGCGTACGAGGGGCCGGGGCAGGTGCTTGTCGCAGCGCCCCTGTCGCGGATCCCGGTGTTCGCACGCGCGGGTGCCGTGCTTCCGGTACGCGGGGAGGACGGCGGGCTGGAGCTGGAGGTGTGGGCGCCCGCCCGGGGGCGGACCGGGGGCGGGCTGGTGGTGCCCGACGGGGGCGAGGGGTGGGACGAACCGGAGATCGAGCGCTACACCGCTCGGTGGATGGGCTCGCGGGTGGTCGTGGAGCGGGAGGGTGAGAACGGCGGCGCGCCGCTCTACCCGGTGCGCGTCCGCGGGGCCGGGGAGCTGTGAGCTCAGATGTACCGGCCCTCGAACCAGGCCCGTACGGCCAGGGTGTGCAGGGGGAAGGCGAGTTCCTCGGCTCGGCGCAGGAGGTGCCAGCCCTCTGTTTCGTCCGTGGCGGCGGAGGAGGGCAGGCCCTCGGCCGGGCGCTCCGGGAGGAGACCGAACAGCAGCAGGTGTCCGTCGGGTGAGCTCATCGCGTCGACCAGCCGTACGTCACGGCCGGCGGCGTCGATGCCCGTCTCCTCCCTGAGTTCGCGTATGACGGCCTGCCGCCAGTCCTCCCGGTCGTCGATGTAGCCGCCGGGCAGGGCGATGCCCCCGCGCGCGGGAGCGATGGTTCGGGTGATGACGACCAGGGCGGTGCCGTTGGTGTCGTACACGGGCTGGAGGGCCACCGCGACCGGGAGCGGGTTGCGGTAGGCCACGGCCCCGCACGCCGGGCAGGTGCGGGGCCAGCCGGTGACGCCCTCTGCGTAGGGCGCGCCGCAGCTCGAACAGTGGGAGTTCGGCGCGGAGTTGGGAGCGGAGTGCTGAGTTTCGGACACGCGGCGGACTGTAGCCGATCACGGAGAGGGCGCCTCGGGCAGGCTGCTCAGTGAGCGCTGCTGAGCGACTTCCTGGACACCGGGAAGTCGAAGTACGTGTCCGGATGGGCTTCGGGCTTGAAGGTGTAGTGCCACCACTCCTCTGCCATGTTCACGAATCCGAGGCCTTCCAGGGTGCTCTTGAGCAGCAACCGGTTGGTGCGCTGTTGGCCCTGGATGCGGGGGCCGAGGGTGTGCGAGAGGGTGTCGAAGCAGTCGAAACCGGTACCCATGTCGATCGAGTTGTCGGGGAACCGCTCGCCCTGGGGAGCGAAGCACGGCGTCAAGGGCTCCCCGGGGTGGTAGGGCCGGGTCGGCTTCGCCGGGAGTCTGACGAGCGTGACGTCCAGGGTCGAACCGCGACTGTGGCCGGATTTCGCCGCGATGTACCCGTCGGCGAAGAGCCGGGTCTTGTCGACGTTCGGGTAGAACTCGCCCTTCATCGCCTCGTCGTCGAGGTCCTCGGCCCAGCGGACGAAGTGGTCCACCGCCCGCTGTGGCCGGTAGCAGTCGTACACCTTGAGCGAGTAGCCCTGGCGCAGGAGCTTTTGCTGGGCCTTGTGGAGGGCTTCGGCGGCGGGGCGGCTGAGGATGCAGAGGGGCTGCCTGTAGCCGTCGATGCGCTCGCCCACGAAGTTGTGCGGGGTGACGTAGCGCATCTCCTGGATGATCGTCGGGTCCACGCTTCTCAGCGCCACGAAGTCCTTCGGCGCCTTGGGATCGGTTCCGGCCCGGGCGGTCGCGGTGGGGGCGGTCGATGCCAGCAAGGCGGCGAACGCGGTGATCAGGGCACGTGCCACGGTGGTGAATCGCGTCATGCCCCTGCGTCTACCAGGAGTGGGGGCACCGTGGAAAGGGATCGGATGCGGCGCGGCGACCGCCCGCCGGTTTTCGGTCTCGTGGACTGCCGATCTCCGACCGGCCGTGCCACACTCCTGACGTTCCGTCAGATCCCGTCTGCGGGGAGGGTGCTGTGGCGCGTGCACGAACACCTGTGGTGGCAGGGTGGTTCACCGGGGAGGGCGATGATTTCCGGCTGCTCGGCACGCGCTGTTCGGCGTGCGCCTCGGTCTTCTTCCCTCGGGAGGACCATCACTGCCGCAACCCCGATTGTGGGGGCGGCGAGTTGGCGCCGGTCCCGCTGTCGCGGCGGGGGCGCGTCTGGTCGTTCACGGACAGCCGATATCGGCCACCGTCACCCTACGTGACCGATCCGGAACTTTCGTGGGAGCCGTGCGCGTTCATCGCTGTGGAGCTGGAGCCCGAGCGGATGGTGGTGCTGGGACAGGCGGCTCCCGGGATCACCGTCGCCGAACTGGCGGTGGGCCTGGAGGTGGAGGTCGTGCCCGGTGTGCTCCACGAGGACGCGGAGACGACCTGGACGACGTGGCACTGGCGGCCGACGGGGGTGACGGCATGACGGAAGAAGTGGCGGTGCTCGGCGCGGGCATGCACCCGTGGGGCAAGTGGGGGCGCAACTTCACGGAGTACGGCGTCGCAGCGGCCCGCGCGGCGCTCATCGACGCCGGGCTGGAATGGCGGGACATCGGCGCGATCATCGGCGCGGACACGGTGCGGGGCGGCTATCCCGGGTATGTCGCCGGGGCGACGTTCGCGAAAGCACTGGGTTGGCAGGGGGCCCGGGTCACCAGCGTGTACGCGGCGTGTGCGTCCGGGGCGCAGGCCATCGAGGCCGCACGGGCCCAGATCCTCGCCGGGCTCGCCGATGTGGTGCTCGTGGTGGGGGCGGATGCCGCTCCCAAGGGGTTCTTCCGCCCTGCGGGCGGGGACAGGCCGGACGATCCCGACTGGCTCAGGTTCCGCATCCTCGGGGCGACCAACCCCGTGTACTTCGGGCTCTACGCCCGCAGACGCATGGCGTTGCACGGCGACACACCGGACGACTTCGCACAGGTGAAGGTGAAGAATTCGGCGATGGGCGCGCTGAACCCCTTCGCGCGCTACCGCGGACGCGTCACCGCCGAGGAGGTCGCCGGCTCCGCCGTCGTCGCCGACCCGCTGCGGCTGCTCGACATCTGCGCGACCTCCGACGGCGGCGCGGCGGTGGTGCTCTCGAGCATGGAGTTCGCGCGTGGCCACGGGCAGGCGGAGCCGGTGCGGATCCGGGCCGTGTCCACAGTGACACCGCGTTATCCGAACACCGTGCTGGACCTGCCGGAGATCGCCACGGACTCCGCGGTGGCCGTGGATCCGCCCGAGGAGACGTTCCGGAGATCGATCACTCGCACGGCCTACGAAGAGGCGGGTATCGGGCCGGAGGACTTGTCGCTGGCCGAGGTCTACGACCTGTCCACCGCCCTTGAGTTGCAGTGGTACGAGGACTTGGGGCTGTGCGGTGAGGGCGAGGGTGTGAAGCTGTTGCGCGACGGGGCGACGGCCCTGGGTGGTCGCATACCGGTGAACGTCAGCGGTGGACTGGCCTCCTTCGGCGAGGCCGTTCCGGCGCAGGCGATAGCCCAGGTCTGCGAACTATCGTGGCAGTTGAGGGGCGAGGCGGGTGACCGGCAGGTCGTGGGAGCGAGGGTGGGGATCACCGCGAACCAGGGGCTGTTCGGGCACGGATCAGCGGTGATCGCGGTGCGGTGAGCCACAGCGGCTGGACCGGCGCCTCGGCTGGTGCTGGAACTGGTGCCGGTCGTACCGCCACATCAGGCCGGGCCCGGAGCCATACGCTGTGTGATCGCGCCGGAATCCTGCGTGAACGTCTCATGAACTGCGCTTGGGCGTGCGCCGGTGGCGTCAATCATGCTCCCGTGCACTCCTGGACGGACACTCTCCGCTTCGCCTTTCAGCCGGTGGTCAATCTGACGACCGGCGCGGTCGCGGGGCTGGAGATACTCGCCCGCCCGGAGACCGGCGACATCCTCGCCGAGGCCCGCCGGGATCCTGAGCTCGACGGTCGCCTGGCGGTGTCGGCGCTCCGCGCGGCGGTACGCAAGCAGACCCTGCTTCCGCTGTTCGTCAACGTGTTCGCCGGGACCCTAGCGGACCTCGGCGGGCTCCCGGCACTGCACGACGGCGTGCGCGAGGCGGGCCGGCTTCCGTGGGAGGTGACGATCGACGTCTGTCCGCCGTACACGCATGTGCCGCAGCCGGCTCTGCTGGACGCGGTGGCCTCGCTTCGCGGGCAGGGCTTCCGGATCTGCGCGGACGGTGTCGGGGACGGGGATGTGCCCCTGCGGCTGCTCTCCGACCTCTCGCCCGGCCTGGTGAAGCTGGACGCGTCGCTGCTGGCCCGGCCGGCGGTGATGCGGTCGATGCGGACGCTGTGCGACGAGCTGGGGGCGCTCCTGGCCGTCGAGGGCGTGGAGACCGAAGGGCAGTGCGCGGCGGCGTTCGCGGGCGGGGCGCAGCTGGCCCAGGGCGATCTGTTCGCGCCGCCGGCGCGCCTGCCCGCCGCCCACGTCTACGTCCCGCCCCGCTCCCCCGTCGAGGTGGCCGCACCGCGGACCGGGCCGTCGGTGCGGGAGTTCGTCCGGCCCGCCGCTCTGCTGCCGGCCACCGCCTCTGCCGGCCGGGTGCGAGCCCTGCTGACAGGGTCGCCGGACGTGTCCGGGGTGTTGCTCGTGGACCCCACGGGCGTGCCGGTCCGGTCGGTGCACCGCTCACGCTTCCTGCTGTCGATGTCGGGGCGCTACGGGCACGCCCTGTACGCCGACCGGCCTGCGGCCAAGCTCGGGGACCCGCCACGGACGGTGGGCGTCGACGCCACGGCGTGGGAAGTGCTGGAGGTGGTCGCGGTCGGCGGACGGGGCCGCACCTCGGACGACGTGACCGTGGTGGACGAGTGCGGGCGGTGCGTGGGGGTCGTGCGGCTCGCGGACCTCGTGCGGGCGCTGGCCGAGACACGGGTGGAGGAGGCGGCAGGGCTGAATCCTCTGACGCGTCTGCCCGGCTCGGACGCGATCACCGCCGAGGTGGACCGGCGGGTCGCCGCGGGGCGGACGTTCGCGTTGAGCTGGCTGGACGTCGACCACTTCAAGCAGGTCAACGACGGGGCCGGGTTCGCTTGCGGCGACGATCTGATCCGGGCGGTGGGCCGGGCGCTGCAACAGGCCGCGACGGACGGCGCCCGCGTCGGGCACATCGGCGGGGACGACTTCCTGGTGCTCGCCGATCCGGACGGTCTTGGTCCGCTGGCCGCCTCGGTGCTGGACGCTTCCTGGTCGGCGGGGGGCCGGCCGGTCACGCTGTCGCTCGCGACGCTGGTGTGCACGCCGGGCAGCGTGAGCGACCACCGGCAGGCCGCGGCCTGCCTGGCTCCGTTGAAGAAGGCGGCGAAGGCGCTGCACGGGGCGAGTTGGGTGGTGGGCCGGGCGGGGATGCCGGGCCACGAAACCCGCCGGGGCTCGCAACCGGCACCGACACCGGCGCCAGCGGGGTGCGGGGTGGCGGTCGAGAGGGACGCGCAGGGCGTCTGAGACGCGTGGGAAACGGCTGAGCCGCGGTGACGCGACCGGGCTCGGGGCGCGCGCCGGCTTCCTGGCGTCGGGATCCACTCCGCCGGCGGGTTTCTGGCCGTCGGGCTCCTCTTCGGCGGGATCCAGGCCGGTGGGTTCCTGGTCGGCAGCGCACGCGGGGGTCGCGGCGCTGTCGGGGTCGTGCCCGGACGCGGCCGGCAGCGGCCCGCCGGGGCCCTTCCGTGGTGGCCATGGCCCCGCCGGACTCCTGCGGTTGAGAAACCGCAAGGTCAGGTGAATCCTGGACACTAGCAAGCGAGGAGTCAGGTGCGGCCGGACTTTCGCCCCCAGGCGGAGCCCGGCGGAGGCCGGACACCATCAGCCAAGCCTCGCGCGGCTCACCAAGGCCCGCGCGGGTCCGGAACAGATCTGAACAACGACCCGACCGGGCGCGCCATGGCCGAGCAACCGGCCCTTCGGTCCAGCGCGAGCCCGGCGGCCGTCGAAGGCCGTGGACCGTTGCGGTCGGCGACCTTGACGCTCTTTGGGTGCCGGTGAACACTTCCGGTGTCAGTCGACATCGCCGTACATAGGCGGCGTATTCCGGCACTGCGGCGCGTGGATGCGCCTGCGCCAAGGCCCATTTCCCACGGGCGATTCGGCTGCGACGGCACGCTCGTCACGGATGCCGGGCGGGGCGCGGGATCTCCCCGCCTTCGGCTGAAGTAGCCACGGGTAACGCACCCTGCAGGTGAGAACCGGGGCCGGTCGTCCCGGGCCAGGGCTGAGGAGCCGCCATGAGTAACGGAGACATTTTCGTCGGCGAGATGATCGGCACGGCGATTCTGATCCTGTTCGGTGCGGGCGTCTGCGCCGCCGTCACCCTTCGGTTCTCGAAGGCCAGGGCTTCAGGCTGGATCGTCATCGCGTTCGGCTGGGGATTCGGTGTCCTGGCCGGCGCGTACACCGCCGCCCCGCTGTCGGGCGGGCACATCAACCCCGCCGTCACCCTCGGCCTGGCCGTCGACACAGGCGTGTGGGACAAGGTCTGGATCTACCTGCTCGGGCAGATCGTGGGGGCGATGCTGGGCGCCGTCCTTGCGTACCTGCTCTACTTCGCCCAGTTCCAGGCCAACGTGCGGAAGACGGGCACCACGGAAGGCACAGCGGACGAGCCGGTGCCGACGCTCGGCATCTTCGCCACCATCCCTGAGATCAGGAACCCGGTCGCCAACCTGATGACGGAGATCCTCGCGACCATCGCCCTGGTACTGCCCATCCTTGCCCTGGTCGGCGACAACAGGGTCGTCCAGGGCGTCGGCATCGGTCCGATCCCGGGCGAGGGAGCCGGTATCTACGGTTCCGGCATCTCGATCTTGTTGGTGTCCCTGCTGGTCGTAGGGATCGGTCTCTCCCTCGGTGGGCCCACGGGTTACGCGATCAACCCAGCGCGTGACCTCGGTCCGCGCATCGTGCACCAGTTCCTTCCGATCCCCAACAAGGGAGCATCCGACTGGGGGTACGCGTGGGTCCCGGTGGTGGGACCTGTTGTCGGCGGAATCCTCGGGGCTCTCATCTACAACGCAGCCTTCTGACCAGCCGAAGGGGTAGCCATGACGGACAACTCCGCGAAGTACGTCGCAGCCATCGACCAGGGCACCACGTCGAGCCGCTGCATCGTCTTCAACCAGGACGGCGCGATCGTCGCCGTGGACCAGCGTGAGCACCGCCAGATCTTCCCGAAACCCGGCTGGGTGGAGCACGACGCCACCGAGATCTGGTCCAAGGTGCAGGCGGTGGTGGCGGGGGCGATCGCGAAGGCCGGTCTGAGGGCCGACCAGCTGAGCGCGATGGGGATCACCAACCAGCGCGAGACGACCCTCCTGTGGGACCGGGCCACGGGCAAGCCGGTGCACAACGCCATCGTCTGGCAGGACACGCGGACGGCGGCACTGTGCAATCAGCTGGGCGGCTCGGACGGGCAGAACCGCTTCCGTGAGCAGACGGGCCTGCCACTGGCCACCTACTTCTCCGGGCCCAAGGCGGCCTGGCTGCTCGACAACGTGCCCGACCTCCGGGCGCGTGCCGAGCGCGGTGAGATCGCCTTCGGCACGATGGACTCCTGGCTGATCTGGAACCTCACCGGCGGCACGGACGGCGGGCAGCACGTCACCGACGTGACCAACGCCGGACGCACCATGCTGATGAACCTGGAGACCCTCCAGTGGGACTCCTCGATCCTCTCGGCGATGAACATCCCCGAGGCCATGCTGCCCGAGATCCGCTCCTCGGCCGAGGTGTACGGCACCGCCGTCGGCCAGCTCGCCGGTGTGCCGGTGGCCTCGGCGCTGGGCGACCAGCAGGCGGCCGTGTTCGGGCAGGCCTGCTACGACGTGGGCACGGCGAAGAACACCTACGGCACGGGAAGCTTCCTGCTGCTCAACACGGGCAACCGCCCGGTGGCGTCGAAGAGCGGCCTGTTGACGACGATGGGGTACAAGATCGGCAGTGAGGCGCCGGTGTACTGCCTGGAGGGGTCGATCGCCATTACGGGCGCGCTGGTGCAGTGGTTCCGCGACCAGCTGGGCATCATCCGTACCGCCGACGAGATCGAGCCCCTGGCGGCGAGTGTGGAGGACAACGGCGGCGCGTACATCGTGCCGGCGTTCTCGGGTCTGTTCGCGCCCTACTGGCGCTCCGACGCGCGCGGCGTGGTCACCGGCCTGACCCGGTACGTCACCAAGGCGCACCTCGCGCGCGCGGTGCTGGAGGCGACGAGCTGGCAGACGCGCGAGGTCGTGGACGCGATGTACCAGGACTCCGGGGTGCACATCACCACCCTCAAGGTCGACGGCGGCATGACGAAGAACAACCTGCTCATGCAGCACCAGGCGGACGTGCTCGACGTGCCGGTGGTGCGGCCCAAGGTCTCCGAGACGACCTGTCTGGGCGCCGCGTACGCGGCCGGTCTGGCCACCGGTGTGTGGAACGACCTCGACGAGCTCAAGGCGCACTGGCAGAAGGACGTCGAGTGGACGCCGGACATGGAGGCGTCGGTGCGGGACCGCGAGTACCACAACTGGCGCAAGGCCGTGGAGAAGAGCTTCGGCTGGGAGGAGGACGGCGACAGCTGACCACGCGCGCGTGGAGCGTCGCTTCGCCGGCGGCCCGTTCCCCGGTCGGCGGGGGTACGGGCCGCCTACGCCGAGGCGGTGTCAGCCGGTCACGGCCTCGCGGCGATCGGCCGCGTACGCCATGGCGTGCTGGACGACGCCGACGAGTGCGTCCTTGACCGACTCGCGGTCGCGGGCGTCGCACATCATGAGCGGCACGCCCTCGTCGAGGTCGAGGGCCTGGCGGACGTCCTCGATCGGGTAACGGGGAGCGCCCTCGAAGCAGTTGATGCCGACGAGGAAGGGGATCGAGCGCCGTTCGAAGTAGTCGATGGCCGCGAAGCAGTCCTCCAGGCGACGGGTGTCGGCGAGGACGACTGCACCGAGCGCGCCCTCGGAGAGCTCGTCCCACATGAACCAGAACCGCTCCTGGCCGGGCGTGCCGAAGAGGTACAGCACGAGGTCCTCGCGGAGGGTGATGCGGCCGAAGTCCATGGCCACGGTCGTGGTGTGCTTGCCTTCCACGCCGCTGGTGTCGTCGACCGGGCGCCCGGCCTCGGTGAGCCGTTCCTCGGTGCGCAGCGGCCTGATCTCGCTGACCGCGCCGACGAGCGTGGTCTTGCCCACGCCGAAGCCGCCGGCCACGAGGATCTTGAGCGTGACGGGCTCGACCGGAGGCTTGCCGCGCTCAGAACGCCCGAAGATCATCGGTCTCTTCTCCTGCTTGATGGGGGTCGGGCGACGGCGGGTCATAGCCTCCGCCGCCTGGGGTTTCGATGACGAGTACGTCAAGCAGCAGGGTGCGGACGTCCCCGACCGCGGCGTCGGCGTGGCGTGCGGGGCTGTCCGAGGGCAGCTTGTGGGTGAGCAGCCGGCCGTCCGGGCGCCGGGCGATCACGTCGGTGGAGGTGTCGTCCCGGTCCACCCGCACCTGCCGGCCAGTCACGTCAGACCTCGCTTCCGCACTGCTCACAGCGCCCGGAGGCCGTTGATCACGTCGCGCAGAATACTCTCGTCCGGCAGTTCGGCAGGGGGTACGGGCCGGTTCACGTGCACGAATTCCGCGTCCACGAGATCTCCGACAAGGACCCGTACCACCCCGATCGGCAGGTCGAGTTCCGCTGCGAGTTCGGCGACCGACTGCGGGATGTCGCGGCACAGTTCGACGATGTCCACATGCTCGGGGGAGAGCATGTGGTCCGCTTCCGGATCGTCCGCGTGCGGCTCCGCGACCACGACCGCGATCAGGTCCAGGCGGTGCTGGCCCTGGCTGCTGGTGCGGCCGCGGGTCATGGCGTACGGACGGACGACCGGTCCGGCCTCGTCGTCGAACCAGTGGCTTCTTCCCTGACCGTCAGCGCTCATGTCATCCCACTACCCGCCTGCGGGCAGATCGGTGCGCGGAGCGGCAGCCAGATGCACGCCCACCCGCTTCACGAGGAGCGTCATCTCGTAAGCGACCTGACCGACGTCCGAGTCGGCGTCCGAGAGGACGGCCAGGCAGCTGCCGTCGCCGGCGGCCGTCACGAACAGGAAGGCGTCATCGAGCTCGACGACCGTCTGGCGGACGTTGCCGGCCTCGAAATGGCGCCCCACGCCCTTGGCGAGGCTGTGGAACCCGGAGGCGACGGCGGCCAGGTGCTCGCTGTCCTCCCTGGTCAGGTCCTTGGACACGCCCGTCGGCAAACCGTCGCCGGAGAGCACGAGGGCCTTGCGAATGCTCGCGACACGGTCCACCAGGTCGTCGAGGAGCCAGTTCAGCTCGCCCGTGTTGGTGGTGTGGCCGGTCGCCTTCGGTGCGGTCATCGACCGTCCCCCTCTGTCGTTCCTTGTGGTGCTGCGCCGCTGTGGGCGGCATCGCCCGCGGCGTTCTCCTCGCGGCCGCGCTGCCAGCCACGCTGGAGCGATGCCATGCGGCTGCGTACTTCATCGGCGTCGCGTTCGACGGGCTCGGCCCTGTCGTCGGTACGCGGCTCCGAGCTCCGCTTCAGCTGCGGGGCCAGGTTGGCCTGCCGGACGCGCCGGGGCAGCGGCGCGGTGCCGGAGCCCGTCTCTTGGCGCGAGGGCTCGCCGGTGATCTCCGACGTGGAGCCGGAGCCGTGGTCGGGCCCGCCCGGGCCGCTCGCTGCGACCTCCGCGCGGCGGGTCCGCATCGGGAGGGTGGACGGCTCCGGCCGGTCGCCGACGGCACTGCCGGGCGGGGCCGGGGATTCGGTGCGGTCCTCGTCGCGGCCGGTCGTGCCGATGCCACGGCGGGCGGAGTCCGTCCCGCGACGTCGCGCCGGCAGCGGCGGCGGTGCGTCCGGGAGGGCGTCGCCCCGCAGGCTGCCGGTCGAGGAGCTCTCGCCGCGGCGCCGGGCCGGAAGGGCGGACGCGGGCTCGGGTCCCGGCCGGTCGGCGGCCCGGCCGCCCGCGGGCTCCTCGCCCCGGCGGCGTTGCGGGAGCGCGGCGGTGGGACCGGGCTCCGTTCGGCCGGTGCCCGTGGTGGTCTCCTCGTCCGTCTTCCCCCGCCGGGGGCGCTGTTCGGTGACGGGGCGCCCGTGCGAGCTGACCAGCTTGGGGGTGTGGCGGCGGGGCAGCGAGACCGGAGCACCCAGCTCGTCGTCGCTGTCTGCCCGGTCCCCCTCGCTGCGGGCGTCGGTGGTCTGCCGACGCGGATCGGTGCGACGGCCCGCCGTCTCGTCCGGGGCGCGGGTGAGGGAGTGGCGGGGGCGGAACAGGCCGCCGTGCTCACTGTCCTCGTCCTGGATGGCGCCGGGGAAGTCTTCGATGGCGTCCAGGTCGACGGGGGCCTCCAGCTCGACCGGACCGTCCAGCAGTGAGGCGGGCAGACCGGGGCGCTGCGCGGGTGCCTGGGACAGCGCGGCGCGGCGGCTGCCCTGCGGCTCGCTCTCCGGGGCCAGCTGGGGACGGTCGAGCCGGAACCCGAGGCCGTTGGTGTCCGGGACGTCGTCGGTCAGCAGCGCGTCGGGGATGAAGACCACAGCGGTCGTGCCGCCGTACGGGGAGGGCTGCAGGGAGACGCGGACGTTCTGGCGCTGGGCGAGTCGGCTGACCACGAACAGGCCGAGCCGGTCGGTGTCGGAGAGCTCGAACTCCGGCGTCTCGGCGAGCCGGAGGTTGGCGTCCAGCAGCGCTTCGGCGGCCATGCCGAGGCCGCGGTCGTGGATTTCCAGGGTGAAGCCGTTGGCGACGCGCTCGCCGAGGACCTGCACGGCGGTGTGCGGCGGCGAGAAGACCGTGGCGTTCTCCAGGAGTTCGGCCACGAGATGCGTGAGGTCGGCGACGGCCGGGCCGGTGACGGCGATCCGCGGGAGGCGGCGGACCTCGATGCGCTCGTAGTCCTCGACCTCGGCGACGGCGGCGCGTACGACGTCCATGAGCTGGACGGGCTTGCGCCACTGACGGGAGGGTGCGGCGCCGGAGAGGATCACCAGGCCCTCGGCGTGCCGGCGCATGCGGGTGGTCAGGTGGTCGAGGCGGAACAGGTCGGCGAGTTCCTCGGTGTCCTCGGTCCGGCGCTCCATGGCGTCGAGGAGGGTGAGCTGCTTGTGGAGCAGGACCTGGCTGCGGCGCGCGAGGTTGACGAACACCTCGGAGACGCCTGCGCGCAGCTCGGCCTGCTTGACGGCGGCCTCGACGGCGGCGCGCTGCAGAGTGTTGAGGGCCTGGCCGACCTCGCCCATCTCGTTCTTGTCGTACTCGAGGCGCGGGACCTCGGTCTCGACGTCGACCTGCTCGCCCGCGGAGAGGCGGCGCATGACGCTGGGCAGGCGCACCCCGGAAGCCTCGTGGGCGTCCAGACGCAGCTGCCGCAGATCGCGGATGAGGGTGCGGCCGACGCGTACGGACAGGAAGAGGGAGACCAGGAGCGCGATCAGACCGAGTGCGCCGGCGATGACCGCCTTGGCGATGACGCCGACGGCGACGGGGTGGACGCGGTCCTGGTAGCGGTCATTGGCCTGGTCGTTCAGGGTGCCGAGCTCGTCGAGCACGTTGCCGGCGGCGCTGTCCCAGCTCTTGGCGGAGACGCCGCGGGGGGTTCCGGCCCCGGAGGAGACGGCGGCTTCCTCGGCCACGCGCAGGGGAGCGGAGGAGGCGTTCTTCCAGAAGCTCTGGTAGCGGTCACGTTCGGCCACGGGCAGCAGCGGCAGGTTGACGTCGTACATCAGGGTGCGCTGGGCCACGAGGTCGGAGATGTCCCGCTCTTCGGAGTGGGAGATCCTGCCGACGATCAGCGCGGAGCCGAGGAGGGCGTCCTCGCGGGAGAGCAGTTCGCGGGCACGGGCGAGATTGACCAGCGCGCGGTACTGCTTGTCCAGTTCGACGTTGTCGACCACGTGCAGGTTGGCCAGGAGGACGTAGCAGGGGTCGACGAGCCGGTTGTAAAGGTCGAGGGCCTGGGTGCGGTTGACGGTGCCGTCCTCGACGCTGCGGCGCAGCGACTCGATGCCGTCGAAGGCGTCCAGGACCGCGGTCAGCCGCTCGTCGGTGTCCGCGCCCATCGCGTCGCGCACGTCCGGGTTCCGGGCGTTCTCGCGGATGCTGCCGACGGCTTCGTCGGTGGCGGTCCGGCTGCGCCGGAGCGCGGCGAGCCCGTCGGAGGCGCGGGGATCGGCGAGGTAGACGAGGGTCTGGCGGCGTTCCTCCTGGAGGACCCGAACGGTGTCCTCGATGGGGTAGCCGATCTTCTCCACCACGGACGACACGTTGAACAGGTCGCCCGCCTCACGTCCCGTGAGCACCGTGGCGAAAGCCCAGATCGCGGTCAGGGACACCAGCGGCACGAGAAGCAGCGCCACGATCTTCCGGCGGATGGACTTCCCGCGAAAGCGCATGGCCTCCCCCAGCTCGGGCCCCCGGCTACCCGGGGTACACATGTGCGTCAACAAACGGCGCGAGCCTACTACCGACCCACAGGGAACTCGAAGACCGGTCCGGAACCTGAACTTCCGCGCCAGCCACGAGGCATGGCGAGTTGTCCGGGCATTGCGGGAGTTGTCTCCCCGAAACCGGTGGTCGCGGCGTGACT
This is a stretch of genomic DNA from Streptomyces hawaiiensis. It encodes these proteins:
- a CDS encoding lipid-transfer protein — encoded protein: MTEEVAVLGAGMHPWGKWGRNFTEYGVAAARAALIDAGLEWRDIGAIIGADTVRGGYPGYVAGATFAKALGWQGARVTSVYAACASGAQAIEAARAQILAGLADVVLVVGADAAPKGFFRPAGGDRPDDPDWLRFRILGATNPVYFGLYARRRMALHGDTPDDFAQVKVKNSAMGALNPFARYRGRVTAEEVAGSAVVADPLRLLDICATSDGGAAVVLSSMEFARGHGQAEPVRIRAVSTVTPRYPNTVLDLPEIATDSAVAVDPPEETFRRSITRTAYEEAGIGPEDLSLAEVYDLSTALELQWYEDLGLCGEGEGVKLLRDGATALGGRIPVNVSGGLASFGEAVPAQAIAQVCELSWQLRGEAGDRQVVGARVGITANQGLFGHGSAVIAVR
- a CDS encoding NUDIX domain-containing protein → MSETQHSAPNSAPNSHCSSCGAPYAEGVTGWPRTCPACGAVAYRNPLPVAVALQPVYDTNGTALVVITRTIAPARGGIALPGGYIDDREDWRQAVIRELREETGIDAAGRDVRLVDAMSSPDGHLLLFGLLPERPAEGLPSSAATDETEGWHLLRRAEELAFPLHTLAVRAWFEGRYI
- a CDS encoding Zn-ribbon domain-containing OB-fold protein, coding for MVAGWFTGEGDDFRLLGTRCSACASVFFPREDHHCRNPDCGGGELAPVPLSRRGRVWSFTDSRYRPPSPYVTDPELSWEPCAFIAVELEPERMVVLGQAAPGITVAELAVGLEVEVVPGVLHEDAETTWTTWHWRPTGVTA
- a CDS encoding GGDEF domain-containing protein; this translates as MHSWTDTLRFAFQPVVNLTTGAVAGLEILARPETGDILAEARRDPELDGRLAVSALRAAVRKQTLLPLFVNVFAGTLADLGGLPALHDGVREAGRLPWEVTIDVCPPYTHVPQPALLDAVASLRGQGFRICADGVGDGDVPLRLLSDLSPGLVKLDASLLARPAVMRSMRTLCDELGALLAVEGVETEGQCAAAFAGGAQLAQGDLFAPPARLPAAHVYVPPRSPVEVAAPRTGPSVREFVRPAALLPATASAGRVRALLTGSPDVSGVLLVDPTGVPVRSVHRSRFLLSMSGRYGHALYADRPAAKLGDPPRTVGVDATAWEVLEVVAVGGRGRTSDDVTVVDECGRCVGVVRLADLVRALAETRVEEAAGLNPLTRLPGSDAITAEVDRRVAAGRTFALSWLDVDHFKQVNDGAGFACGDDLIRAVGRALQQAATDGARVGHIGGDDFLVLADPDGLGPLAASVLDASWSAGGRPVTLSLATLVCTPGSVSDHRQAAACLAPLKKAAKALHGASWVVGRAGMPGHETRRGSQPAPTPAPAGCGVAVERDAQGV
- a CDS encoding MIP/aquaporin family protein, with translation MSNGDIFVGEMIGTAILILFGAGVCAAVTLRFSKARASGWIVIAFGWGFGVLAGAYTAAPLSGGHINPAVTLGLAVDTGVWDKVWIYLLGQIVGAMLGAVLAYLLYFAQFQANVRKTGTTEGTADEPVPTLGIFATIPEIRNPVANLMTEILATIALVLPILALVGDNRVVQGVGIGPIPGEGAGIYGSGISILLVSLLVVGIGLSLGGPTGYAINPARDLGPRIVHQFLPIPNKGASDWGYAWVPVVGPVVGGILGALIYNAAF
- a CDS encoding M15 family metallopeptidase; protein product: MTRFTTVARALITAFAALLASTAPTATARAGTDPKAPKDFVALRSVDPTIIQEMRYVTPHNFVGERIDGYRQPLCILSRPAAEALHKAQQKLLRQGYSLKVYDCYRPQRAVDHFVRWAEDLDDEAMKGEFYPNVDKTRLFADGYIAAKSGHSRGSTLDVTLVRLPAKPTRPYHPGEPLTPCFAPQGERFPDNSIDMGTGFDCFDTLSHTLGPRIQGQQRTNRLLLKSTLEGLGFVNMAEEWWHYTFKPEAHPDTYFDFPVSRKSLSSAH